The following proteins are encoded in a genomic region of Curtobacterium sp. TC1:
- a CDS encoding DUF3846 domain-containing protein: MMGIRATADGAVEGVVVNAAQSTLQGTREQIGCRMVDVVRLDGRIDAWIDDEGMYAGDRNDLATVAAVALGRSRAASPLFGTVLFLTYDDAGDTRSLSPDQYTAVMTAFQHARAALTRAEALTAALHQ, translated from the coding sequence ATGATGGGTATCCGAGCGACCGCAGATGGTGCGGTCGAGGGCGTCGTCGTGAACGCGGCGCAGTCCACCCTGCAGGGCACCAGGGAGCAGATCGGTTGCCGGATGGTGGACGTGGTCCGCCTCGACGGCCGGATCGACGCGTGGATCGATGACGAGGGCATGTACGCGGGGGACCGCAACGACCTCGCCACCGTCGCAGCGGTTGCCCTGGGCCGGTCGCGGGCGGCGTCGCCGCTGTTCGGCACGGTCCTGTTCCTGACCTACGACGACGCCGGGGATACCCGGTCCCTGTCGCCGGATCAGTACACGGCCGTCATGACCGCATTCCAGCACGCCCGTGCGGCGCTCACCCGGGCCGAAGCGCTCACCGCGGCGCTCCACCAGTAA
- a CDS encoding Eco57I restriction-modification methylase domain-containing protein: protein MARTGTKAAAASTAAYRPDATTEMLTSLRSWWAHRAAHAGLSGRWLDPEHAVSGIAPAFDEAPGAADLHDRSGHELGQAYVQTLSPSSRAQHGQHYTPADLADHLWAQTRAALGWNSEDHRLPGLLRDPAAGSGALLLPPLREHLRAAAADDSALTLAALPQLIEGIDQDGHAAWVGSVILAAEMLPTLARVPDKHRRPLPALIRQGDGLDPALTPAAIAIMNPPYGRVSLDATTREQYAHVLYGHANIYGLFMAEGARNLTVDGVLSALVPTSFAAGLYQHRLRGYLSEQAPLRSVAFVLDRSGSFTGVLQETCLAVFHRQRHRKTTVSRVNGHIEPVASIAPPKGEGPWLIPRDPADAVTAAAAAQLPLTLSAAGYRASTGPLVWNRRREHIHARPGKARRVILWGADIDGGAVRCAPARNPQRYLALQNDRDIEVMTLTAPAVLVQRTTAPEQIRRLVPAELTSETLKELGGSVVIENHVNVLLPTTPNPLLSRGAVARILATRTLDRVMRCLSGTVAVSSYELAALPLPDAEVLATWEDLTGDELEAAVAKAYRLN from the coding sequence ATGGCACGTACGGGAACCAAGGCTGCGGCAGCGTCGACAGCTGCATATCGGCCGGATGCCACCACAGAGATGCTCACCTCGCTGCGGTCATGGTGGGCGCACCGGGCAGCACACGCGGGCCTGTCTGGTCGGTGGCTCGACCCGGAGCACGCCGTCAGCGGCATCGCGCCAGCGTTTGACGAAGCGCCGGGTGCAGCAGATCTCCACGATCGGTCCGGGCATGAGCTCGGACAGGCATACGTGCAGACCCTTTCCCCTTCTAGCCGTGCACAGCATGGCCAGCACTACACCCCTGCCGATCTGGCGGATCACCTGTGGGCTCAGACGCGAGCGGCGTTGGGGTGGAACAGCGAGGACCACCGGCTGCCTGGACTGCTTCGCGACCCCGCGGCCGGATCCGGGGCGCTGCTGCTGCCACCGCTGCGTGAGCATCTGCGCGCCGCCGCCGCCGATGACTCGGCACTGACGCTCGCTGCGCTGCCGCAACTAATCGAAGGCATCGATCAGGACGGCCATGCCGCATGGGTAGGAAGCGTGATCCTCGCAGCGGAAATGCTGCCAACGCTCGCCCGGGTCCCGGACAAGCACCGACGGCCGTTGCCCGCTCTCATCCGCCAAGGCGACGGCCTAGACCCTGCCCTCACGCCGGCGGCGATTGCGATCATGAACCCGCCCTACGGCCGGGTGTCCCTGGACGCTACGACCCGTGAGCAGTACGCGCACGTGCTCTACGGGCACGCCAACATCTACGGCCTGTTCATGGCCGAAGGAGCCCGCAATCTCACCGTCGACGGCGTGCTCAGTGCACTCGTTCCGACAAGCTTCGCCGCAGGGCTCTACCAGCACCGGCTCCGGGGCTACCTGTCCGAGCAAGCACCACTGCGGAGCGTGGCGTTTGTTCTGGACCGCAGCGGATCCTTCACCGGCGTACTCCAGGAGACCTGCTTAGCGGTGTTCCATCGGCAGCGGCACCGCAAGACCACCGTGTCACGAGTCAACGGGCACATCGAGCCCGTTGCATCCATCGCTCCGCCAAAGGGGGAAGGCCCGTGGCTCATCCCTCGGGATCCAGCCGACGCAGTGACCGCGGCAGCCGCGGCCCAGCTCCCACTCACATTGAGTGCCGCCGGCTACCGCGCTTCGACGGGGCCGCTGGTGTGGAATCGGCGCCGCGAACATATCCATGCCCGCCCAGGAAAAGCACGACGAGTGATCCTGTGGGGTGCAGACATCGACGGCGGTGCAGTGCGCTGCGCTCCCGCACGAAACCCGCAACGTTACCTCGCGCTGCAGAACGACCGCGACATCGAGGTGATGACACTCACCGCACCTGCTGTGTTGGTGCAACGCACCACAGCGCCCGAGCAGATACGTCGTCTCGTCCCCGCGGAACTCACATCCGAGACATTGAAGGAGCTCGGCGGCAGCGTTGTCATCGAAAACCACGTGAACGTCCTCCTTCCCACGACGCCGAACCCGCTACTGTCCCGAGGTGCGGTCGCACGGATCCTCGCTACACGGACCCTGGACCGCGTGATGCGGTGCCTCAGTGGCACCGTCGCCGTGTCTAGCTACGAACTCGCCGCGCTACCACTGCCTGACGCCGAAGTGCTCGCCACGTGGGAAGACCTCACCGGAGACGAGTTGGAGGCCGCCGTGGCGAAGGCCTACAGGCTCAACTGA
- a CDS encoding TetR/AcrR family transcriptional regulator — translation MTNPAPRIHKRVDALSREQIVQATIRLLDSSGESALTVRALTEHLSTGRGAIYHYVTGKEELLEAATDGIISAALESPANVLGPRESLRHLALAVFDALTEHHWVGKQLAREPRQPAVLRIWKGIGAGLGRLGVSGSASADAGAALMNYLLGAAAQNAAASHHLLSDSDRQAYLEAFAAELTRSDSDAVSEQTAAALVEHDDREQFINGLNIFLAGIETGGDTSVRLSHNPLR, via the coding sequence ATGACGAACCCGGCGCCCCGCATCCACAAGCGCGTCGACGCCCTCTCCCGCGAGCAGATCGTGCAGGCGACGATCCGGCTGCTCGACTCATCCGGTGAGAGCGCGCTGACCGTCCGGGCGCTCACCGAGCATCTCTCGACCGGCCGTGGTGCGATCTACCACTACGTCACGGGCAAGGAGGAGCTCCTCGAGGCCGCAACGGACGGCATCATCAGCGCGGCGCTCGAGAGCCCCGCGAACGTTCTAGGCCCTCGCGAATCGCTCCGGCACCTCGCCCTAGCCGTGTTTGATGCCCTCACTGAGCACCACTGGGTAGGGAAGCAACTGGCGCGGGAGCCACGACAGCCTGCCGTCCTCCGCATTTGGAAGGGCATCGGAGCCGGCCTCGGGCGCTTGGGAGTGTCCGGCAGCGCCAGCGCTGATGCGGGAGCGGCGCTCATGAACTACCTGCTCGGAGCGGCGGCGCAGAACGCAGCCGCCTCTCACCACTTGCTCTCCGACAGCGACAGGCAAGCATACCTGGAGGCATTCGCGGCCGAGCTGACCCGCAGCGACTCTGATGCCGTCTCTGAGCAGACTGCCGCGGCCCTCGTGGAGCATGACGACCGTGAGCAGTTCATCAACGGCCTGAACATCTTCCTCGCCGGCATCGAGACCGGCGGGGATACCAGCGTGCGCCTGTCCCACAACCCACTGCGATAG
- a CDS encoding BsuBI/PstI family type II restriction endonuclease has protein sequence MPTLRPIISRELAAERLLKIFPREAFDTNLSSPISAAGVAALIYVGAVGPGTDTVWARPSTALWMQEDVLLHAAADERRLAWGKAAMRGREKVAELLGSWGITFQQWYAQDSRESLRDDSWNLLRANNAMVTRPGVKTNSSAARWALADHFADLFDPALEDDQLDTAITTWIETHMTTSARAKAMAVRDHARAADAVKVTLPDGSVRLLEPGHASLILKGVVEEWAPRKLHTPMVLAISEPGDKQAYVDEQRLQTLGVSISVSKLLPDALLFDAGPDGTFWVVEAVYTDGPIDAERKAQLLQWAAAQQIPPTEVAFLTAFESRNASPAKRRLKDLAPGTFAWFRDEPEFELGWDAISGAGSQLAPVTLLKPKAP, from the coding sequence ATGCCAACGCTTCGCCCCATCATCAGCCGAGAGCTGGCCGCCGAACGGCTTCTGAAAATCTTCCCCCGAGAGGCATTCGACACAAACCTTTCCAGCCCCATCTCTGCCGCAGGCGTCGCCGCGCTCATCTACGTCGGAGCCGTCGGCCCCGGCACAGACACCGTGTGGGCACGGCCCTCCACCGCACTGTGGATGCAAGAAGACGTCCTCCTCCACGCGGCCGCAGATGAACGCCGGCTCGCATGGGGGAAAGCCGCGATGCGCGGACGAGAGAAAGTCGCCGAGCTCCTGGGCTCGTGGGGCATCACGTTCCAGCAGTGGTACGCGCAAGACTCACGCGAGTCCCTCCGCGACGACTCGTGGAACCTTCTCCGCGCCAACAACGCGATGGTGACTCGACCAGGGGTGAAAACCAACTCGTCAGCAGCGCGATGGGCGCTCGCTGACCACTTCGCGGACCTCTTCGACCCGGCACTCGAAGATGATCAACTCGACACCGCGATCACGACGTGGATCGAAACCCACATGACCACAAGCGCCCGGGCCAAGGCCATGGCCGTTCGCGACCATGCGCGCGCAGCCGACGCAGTGAAAGTCACGCTCCCTGACGGCTCGGTCCGGCTCCTCGAGCCGGGCCACGCCTCACTGATTCTCAAGGGCGTTGTCGAGGAGTGGGCGCCGCGGAAGCTGCACACTCCCATGGTCCTTGCGATCTCGGAACCCGGAGACAAACAAGCGTACGTCGACGAGCAACGACTCCAGACGCTTGGTGTCTCCATCTCTGTCAGCAAGCTCCTGCCCGATGCGCTGCTCTTCGATGCCGGACCAGACGGCACATTCTGGGTCGTCGAAGCCGTCTACACGGACGGACCCATCGACGCCGAGCGGAAAGCGCAGCTCCTTCAATGGGCGGCCGCGCAACAGATCCCGCCAACCGAGGTCGCGTTCCTCACCGCATTCGAGAGTAGGAACGCCAGCCCAGCCAAACGCCGGCTGAAAGACCTTGCACCAGGCACGTTCGCTTGGTTCCGCGACGAGCCAGAGTTCGAACTCGGATGGGATGCGATCAGCGGCGCCGGGAGTCAGCTCGCCCCCGTCACTCTCCTGAAGCCCAAGGCCCCCTGA
- a CDS encoding ParB/RepB/Spo0J family partition protein has translation MSIAEHIAVTHLTDEPQPDTITEDSTTKAPADAAPAATGVDLVHVPAADVVIEDNVRTAADLDPAFLASVKRHGVLLPTIGYRNADGAVVVRDGQMRVLAAREAGRDVPVFVTERGDSAAARIAEQLVANERRTALTDGDRLAAYRQLEIEGLSVTAIARETGTKRDTVKQTLTVAKSDTASAAVSSGQATFTQALLLAEFDGDADAVTELTECIAEGYGDDELTHTAARLRQDAERRQARVQVRADLVKAGRRVVGEDDDYESLDRLTDAADDVTDYQERHGLDPEAHAECAGAAWHVREWGTPEPVQVCTTPDAHHARYQSFRQAIPVGGTPEAEKSDEDRAAEAAERKAARRILVANNKTFHVANVSSPRPLAAR, from the coding sequence ATGAGCATTGCAGAACACATCGCCGTCACCCACCTGACGGACGAGCCCCAGCCCGACACGATCACCGAGGACAGCACCACAAAGGCCCCGGCCGACGCGGCTCCCGCCGCGACCGGCGTGGACCTGGTACACGTCCCCGCCGCGGACGTCGTGATCGAGGACAACGTCCGCACCGCCGCCGACCTCGACCCCGCGTTCCTCGCGTCCGTGAAGCGCCACGGGGTGCTCCTGCCGACCATCGGCTACCGCAACGCGGATGGGGCCGTGGTGGTCCGTGACGGGCAGATGCGCGTCCTCGCCGCCCGCGAGGCCGGACGCGACGTGCCGGTGTTCGTCACCGAGCGTGGCGACAGCGCCGCGGCGCGGATCGCAGAACAGTTGGTCGCGAACGAGCGCCGCACCGCCCTGACGGACGGTGACCGCCTCGCCGCGTACCGGCAGTTGGAGATCGAGGGCTTGTCGGTCACCGCGATCGCTCGCGAGACCGGGACGAAGCGGGACACGGTGAAGCAGACCCTGACCGTGGCGAAGTCGGACACGGCGTCCGCCGCCGTGTCCAGTGGTCAGGCGACGTTCACGCAGGCGTTGCTGCTGGCCGAGTTCGACGGTGACGCCGACGCCGTCACCGAACTGACCGAGTGCATTGCGGAGGGGTACGGCGACGACGAACTGACCCACACCGCCGCCCGGCTCCGCCAGGACGCCGAGCGCCGCCAGGCCCGCGTGCAAGTGCGCGCGGACCTCGTGAAGGCCGGTCGCCGGGTGGTGGGGGAGGACGACGACTACGAGTCGTTGGATCGCCTCACCGATGCCGCCGATGACGTGACCGATTACCAGGAGCGGCACGGCCTCGACCCGGAGGCGCACGCGGAGTGCGCGGGGGCTGCGTGGCACGTCCGCGAGTGGGGGACGCCGGAGCCGGTGCAGGTGTGCACCACGCCGGACGCCCACCATGCCCGCTACCAGTCGTTCCGCCAGGCCATCCCGGTCGGCGGAACGCCGGAGGCGGAGAAGTCCGACGAGGACCGCGCAGCCGAGGCTGCGGAACGCAAGGCCGCGCGCCGGATCCTGGTCGCCAACAACAAGACCTTCCACGTTGCTAACGTGTCAAGCCCTCGACCCCTGGCCGCGCGCTAG
- a CDS encoding FAD-dependent oxidoreductase translates to MTPSVSIVGAGLGGLTLARVLHLHGIDVTVFEADADAGARSQGGQLDLHEHNGQLALQEAGLMNEYRSIIHVGGAGQRVLDRNATLLADLPDDGSMASPEARRGDIRRILLESLPDGTVQWGKKLRDVAPLGDGRHELTFTDGSTAHSDVLVGAEGTWSKVRALVSVEKPVYAGMSYIDTFLHDVDERHSTTSLVAGDGAMYALIPGKGFLTHREAGEIIHTYVILSRPLSWFDDIDFSDAASTKARIAAEFDGWAPELVALIADADTPPVLRSIYKLPDDHRWPHTPGVTLIGDAAHVTLPGGEGANTAMLDGAELAEAIVAHPDDIDAALTAYEEVMFARAEEEAIAAHETIDLIFGARAPEGLANLLNGTAEDAAS, encoded by the coding sequence ATGACTCCTTCAGTCAGCATCGTCGGCGCCGGGCTCGGCGGCCTCACCCTTGCCCGGGTCCTGCACCTGCACGGCATCGACGTCACTGTGTTCGAGGCAGACGCCGACGCCGGCGCCCGCTCCCAGGGCGGCCAGCTGGACCTGCACGAGCACAACGGGCAGCTCGCCCTCCAGGAGGCCGGCTTGATGAACGAATACCGGTCGATCATCCATGTCGGCGGCGCAGGACAACGCGTCCTCGATCGGAACGCCACGCTTTTGGCCGACCTGCCCGACGACGGGTCGATGGCAAGTCCCGAGGCGCGACGGGGCGACATCCGCCGGATCCTCCTCGAGTCCCTCCCGGATGGCACGGTGCAGTGGGGCAAGAAGCTCCGCGATGTCGCCCCTCTCGGCGACGGCCGCCACGAGCTGACCTTCACGGACGGCTCCACCGCCCACAGCGACGTGCTCGTCGGCGCCGAGGGGACGTGGTCGAAGGTGCGAGCGTTGGTCTCCGTCGAGAAGCCGGTGTACGCGGGCATGAGCTACATCGACACGTTCCTCCACGACGTCGACGAACGGCACAGCACGACGTCCCTGGTTGCTGGCGACGGCGCCATGTACGCCCTCATCCCAGGCAAAGGATTCCTTACGCATCGCGAGGCGGGAGAGATCATCCACACTTACGTGATCTTGAGCAGACCCCTCAGCTGGTTCGACGACATCGACTTCTCCGACGCGGCAAGCACCAAGGCGCGCATCGCCGCGGAGTTCGACGGCTGGGCGCCCGAGCTCGTCGCGCTGATTGCAGATGCCGATACGCCTCCCGTGCTGCGGAGCATCTACAAGCTCCCCGACGACCACCGGTGGCCGCACACCCCAGGCGTGACCCTCATCGGCGATGCAGCGCACGTCACACTCCCCGGTGGCGAAGGCGCGAACACCGCGATGCTCGACGGCGCCGAGCTCGCCGAGGCGATCGTTGCCCACCCGGACGACATCGACGCCGCGCTCACCGCCTACGAGGAGGTCATGTTCGCCCGCGCCGAGGAAGAAGCCATCGCCGCACACGAGACCATCGACCTCATCTTCGGCGCCCGCGCACCCGAGGGACTCGCGAACCTGCTGAACGGGACCGCGGAGGACGCCGCGAGCTGA
- a CDS encoding 3-hydroxyacyl-CoA dehydrogenase, translated as MTTFSAVTVLGAGVLGSQIAFQTATHGVPVTLYDINDDAVAAGRQRLVAIIEQYVADVGEDHRAAATEAAAGIAFATDLAAAAAHAGLVIEAVPERVDLKREVYQQLAAVAPEETVFATNSSTLLPSAIADATGRPDRFLALHFANHVWRQNTAEVMGTEQTDPAVYERVAAFAEEIGMVPIRVRKEQPGYVLNSLLVPLLDAASQLVARGVADPETVDTTWRIGTGAPVGPFQIFDIVGLRTAHAIASASPDEGAQAWAAYLQSEYLDKGKYGVESGEGFYRYR; from the coding sequence ATGACGACTTTCAGTGCGGTGACCGTCCTCGGCGCCGGTGTCCTCGGATCCCAGATCGCGTTCCAAACCGCCACGCACGGTGTCCCAGTCACGCTCTACGACATCAACGATGATGCCGTCGCCGCAGGACGGCAGCGCTTGGTCGCGATCATCGAGCAGTACGTCGCTGACGTCGGTGAGGACCACCGCGCGGCCGCCACGGAAGCCGCGGCCGGGATCGCGTTCGCGACGGACCTCGCGGCAGCGGCCGCCCATGCGGGCCTGGTGATCGAAGCGGTCCCCGAGCGTGTTGACCTCAAACGGGAGGTGTATCAGCAGCTCGCGGCGGTCGCACCCGAGGAGACCGTGTTCGCCACGAACTCATCGACACTGCTGCCGAGCGCGATCGCCGACGCCACGGGGCGACCGGACCGGTTCCTCGCCTTGCACTTCGCCAACCACGTCTGGCGGCAGAACACCGCCGAGGTGATGGGAACTGAGCAGACGGACCCTGCCGTGTATGAGCGGGTCGCGGCCTTCGCTGAAGAGATCGGCATGGTGCCGATCCGAGTCCGGAAAGAGCAGCCCGGCTACGTCCTCAACTCCCTCCTCGTCCCACTCCTCGACGCAGCATCCCAGCTTGTTGCACGGGGCGTCGCCGACCCGGAGACCGTGGACACGACCTGGCGAATCGGCACCGGCGCACCGGTCGGACCCTTCCAAATCTTCGACATCGTCGGCCTGCGGACTGCACACGCCATCGCGAGCGCATCACCGGACGAGGGCGCTCAGGCGTGGGCTGCGTACCTGCAGTCGGAGTACCTCGACAAGGGCAAGTACGGCGTCGAATCCGGCGAGGGGTTCTACCGGTACCGCTGA
- a CDS encoding MarR family winged helix-turn-helix transcriptional regulator: MRSLPRASRIVARLEADALITRSTCKTDGRAVIVTLTPKGEDVLKAATPRHDRLVREFLVDALSAEQLAQLRNIASTLEVHLHPDMASPVDRQRVVTAT, encoded by the coding sequence GTGCGTTCCCTGCCTCGCGCCTCCCGCATCGTGGCGCGGCTCGAGGCGGACGCGCTCATCACGAGATCCACCTGCAAGACCGATGGCCGAGCTGTCATCGTCACTTTGACACCTAAGGGCGAAGACGTCTTGAAGGCAGCCACGCCTCGTCACGACCGGCTCGTTCGAGAATTCCTCGTCGACGCCCTTTCCGCGGAGCAGCTGGCACAGCTGCGCAACATCGCCTCGACCCTCGAAGTCCACCTCCACCCCGACATGGCGTCACCCGTAGATCGCCAACGCGTTGTGACCGCCACCTGA
- a CDS encoding histone-like nucleoid-structuring protein Lsr2, whose amino-acid sequence MAQKVTTHLIDDLTGDTIELGTGKTVQFSFDGGHYEIDLTDDNADALRETFSDYVAAARKVTGRGGRGSSSSKPRSNPDELAKIREWAAANGHDVSSRGRISQTVRDAYDAAH is encoded by the coding sequence GTGGCGCAGAAAGTCACCACCCATCTCATCGACGACCTCACCGGTGACACCATCGAACTCGGCACCGGCAAGACCGTGCAGTTCTCCTTCGACGGTGGCCACTACGAAATCGACCTCACCGACGACAACGCGGATGCCCTGCGGGAAACCTTCTCCGACTACGTCGCCGCGGCACGCAAGGTGACGGGTCGTGGTGGGCGTGGCAGCTCGAGCAGCAAGCCGCGCAGCAACCCGGACGAGCTCGCGAAGATCCGCGAATGGGCCGCCGCAAACGGCCACGACGTCTCCTCCCGCGGCCGTATCAGCCAGACCGTCCGCGACGCCTACGACGCCGCACACTGA